One genomic segment of Nitrospira sp. includes these proteins:
- a CDS encoding cytochrome c, which yields MSEVAQLQLISLGIVGFGILILLFIRATFLRVTGFVAIVLGLFSLTCLAVPQMASLPPAEEKIDIASIKTPTDIAAIGQTVFFSKGQCALCHSIGPSESARCPDLKGIGAKLSRGFLYESLTDPQAFVYHDYRHGGVPKEYPATMPAINKDPIGLSKNEILAVIAFLQQMSGEPISISASELEIPGQAPSAPVKAAESALVADAHTH from the coding sequence CGGGATACTAATCCTTCTTTTCATCAGAGCCACTTTCCTCCGAGTCACGGGATTTGTTGCCATCGTGCTTGGGTTGTTTTCGCTCACGTGCCTCGCAGTGCCGCAGATGGCCTCTCTCCCTCCGGCTGAGGAAAAGATCGACATCGCCAGTATCAAGACCCCGACCGATATCGCGGCCATCGGGCAGACAGTGTTCTTCAGCAAAGGCCAATGTGCACTGTGTCATTCCATCGGCCCGAGTGAATCGGCCCGTTGCCCGGATTTGAAGGGAATCGGTGCAAAATTGAGCCGGGGATTCCTCTATGAAAGTTTGACGGATCCGCAGGCCTTCGTGTATCACGACTATCGGCATGGAGGGGTGCCGAAGGAATATCCGGCCACGATGCCCGCTATCAACAAGGATCCGATCGGCCTCTCGAAGAATGAAATTTTGGCCGTCATCGCGTTTCTACAACAGATGAGCGGGGAGCCGATCTCCATCAGCGCATCGGAACTCGAAATTCCGGGCCAGGCCCCATCAGCTCCAGTCAAAGCAGCCGAATCCGCACTTGTAGCCGACGCACACACGCACTAG
- a CDS encoding cytochrome c → MGALGKPIILMVAMYLFLKFVLPNIPGSAPLPSSLIFLYLLLTASGIVIYETLSGESKDAFWGPMQRFLTGEGSGGLQVLRYGVLILFPLLVGWETYGSTASSDLPPTEGRTIHPAPPGEYTGLSNPVPKTPENIMQGKGFYAAFCSPCHGGNFDGKGPAARGFNPPPANFADPTTIAMLQESYLFWRIKKGGVGLPIEGAPWKSAMPRWEVELPDEWIWKIIMGEYDGAHQSPRTWE, encoded by the coding sequence ATGGGCGCGTTAGGTAAGCCGATCATCCTCATGGTAGCCATGTACTTGTTCTTGAAGTTTGTGCTGCCGAACATACCGGGCTCGGCGCCCCTTCCTTCCAGCTTGATTTTCCTCTACCTCCTCCTGACTGCCTCGGGTATCGTGATCTACGAAACATTGAGTGGAGAATCAAAAGATGCCTTCTGGGGACCGATGCAACGGTTCTTGACGGGAGAGGGTAGCGGAGGCTTGCAAGTGCTTCGCTACGGTGTCCTCATTCTGTTTCCTCTGCTGGTGGGGTGGGAAACGTATGGCAGCACAGCATCGAGCGATCTTCCACCGACGGAGGGCAGAACGATTCATCCTGCACCGCCTGGGGAGTACACAGGGCTGTCGAATCCTGTTCCCAAAACCCCTGAAAATATCATGCAGGGGAAGGGGTTCTACGCGGCCTTTTGCTCTCCTTGCCATGGTGGAAACTTCGATGGAAAAGGACCAGCCGCCCGCGGCTTCAACCCTCCTCCCGCCAATTTTGCCGATCCAACCACGATCGCGATGCTGCAAGAAAGCTATTTGTTCTGGCGCATTAAAAAAGGTGGCGTCGGACTCCCGATCGAAGGGGCGCCATGGAAGTCCGCCATGCCCCGTTGGGAAGTGGAATTGCCGGACGAATGGATTTGGAAGATCATCATGGGCGAATACGATGGGGCGCATCAATCTCCACGAACCTGGGAATAA
- a CDS encoding ethylbenzene dehydrogenase-related protein yields MKPVNHMMKQVLWGGAAVIVTLVLYGAPFSFAQESVAVRAALVTGGLPLDDPNAAAWSSVAPASFPMSPQVHWPNRIQEVTVKDVSVRALHDGKQVVFLLEYADPTQDPDDGAALEFMVGDKKAHFAHGQPMLQVEGGPVNIWFWKNKANKAVDMSAKGFGTLKPQVHQDVNAKAAYSNGKWKIVFSRNLSNEHPDEDVQITPGQFISIAFAVWDGRKDAAGELVEKGSQKAVSSWWYFRADAPPDYSSYMYAAVAVALALGFQFVLIRKLKKGQ; encoded by the coding sequence ATGAAGCCGGTGAATCATATGATGAAGCAGGTTCTGTGGGGTGGAGCGGCCGTAATTGTGACCCTGGTCCTCTACGGAGCACCGTTCAGCTTTGCCCAAGAGAGCGTGGCGGTTCGAGCCGCGCTCGTGACCGGCGGGCTGCCCCTTGACGATCCGAACGCCGCAGCCTGGAGCAGTGTGGCACCGGCCTCCTTCCCAATGTCGCCACAGGTGCATTGGCCGAACCGGATTCAAGAAGTCACAGTCAAAGACGTGTCCGTGCGCGCGCTGCACGATGGGAAACAGGTCGTTTTTCTTCTGGAATATGCCGATCCCACTCAAGATCCGGACGATGGCGCGGCGCTCGAGTTCATGGTTGGGGACAAGAAGGCACATTTTGCCCATGGACAACCGATGCTGCAGGTGGAAGGTGGACCGGTCAACATTTGGTTTTGGAAGAATAAGGCGAACAAGGCCGTCGATATGAGTGCGAAAGGATTCGGCACATTGAAGCCGCAAGTGCATCAAGACGTGAACGCAAAAGCCGCCTACTCAAACGGCAAGTGGAAGATAGTCTTTTCCCGCAATCTCTCGAACGAACATCCCGATGAAGATGTTCAAATTACACCGGGGCAATTTATCAGCATCGCCTTTGCGGTGTGGGACGGCCGAAAAGATGCCGCGGGTGAGTTGGTCGAAAAGGGATCTCAAAAAGCCGTCTCGTCCTGGTGGTATTTCCGAGCCGATGCGCCGCCGGACTATTCCAGCTATATGTATGCGGCGGTAGCCGTTGCATTGGCCTTGGGGTTTCAGTTTGTCTTGATCAGAAAACTCAAGAAAGGGCAGTGA
- a CDS encoding c-type cytochrome, which translates to MKAARLGVIGLVVGVVGGATLITGGCANEQEKRGHELYTHYCSDCHGESGKQNQGFNWSAMPDPKPKDLSNKSEMGTFKDEDLFSTISRDMLDTSEEGGDPIGDDDFAVPTMPTFKYTLSEDEIWAIVGHVRTLHGMKMEFNVAGRKTVLEEGLKAAQAKFEQTKQAYEAAEKKASDEAERKSEQLKKDVDVDESAYAAEQAAMVQAKKEMDAAQVALNNFSTRPGKGVSIPRPDLTVKPAEAAKLADRGKRLYENKYGCNGCHNLAGEGGKIGPALDRAGFRLNATWIYRWLKNPQAMDTHTRMPALGLNDADAKAVTLYVATLRAPKAEPVVQKPTEKP; encoded by the coding sequence ATGAAGGCGGCACGGCTGGGTGTCATTGGGTTGGTGGTTGGGGTAGTGGGGGGCGCGACCTTGATCACGGGAGGGTGCGCGAACGAGCAAGAGAAGCGGGGACACGAGCTCTATACTCACTATTGCAGTGACTGTCATGGTGAGAGCGGTAAGCAAAACCAAGGGTTTAATTGGTCCGCCATGCCGGATCCGAAACCGAAAGATCTGTCCAACAAATCCGAAATGGGGACGTTCAAGGACGAGGACCTCTTCAGTACGATTTCACGCGACATGTTGGACACGAGCGAGGAGGGCGGCGATCCGATCGGAGACGACGACTTTGCGGTTCCGACGATGCCGACGTTCAAATATACGTTGTCCGAGGATGAAATTTGGGCGATCGTCGGACACGTCCGCACGTTGCACGGGATGAAGATGGAATTCAATGTCGCGGGGCGCAAGACCGTGCTTGAAGAAGGGCTGAAGGCAGCCCAGGCTAAGTTTGAGCAGACCAAGCAGGCCTATGAAGCGGCAGAGAAGAAAGCGAGCGACGAAGCCGAGCGGAAGAGTGAGCAGTTGAAGAAAGATGTGGACGTAGACGAATCCGCCTATGCGGCTGAACAAGCGGCGATGGTGCAAGCCAAGAAAGAGATGGATGCGGCACAGGTTGCACTCAACAACTTCTCCACCAGGCCGGGCAAGGGGGTCAGTATCCCAAGACCGGATCTGACGGTCAAGCCCGCGGAAGCTGCAAAATTGGCCGATCGTGGGAAAAGACTCTACGAAAATAAGTATGGTTGTAACGGGTGCCACAATCTTGCCGGTGAAGGCGGCAAGATCGGCCCTGCCTTGGATCGAGCAGGATTTCGGCTGAACGCGACCTGGATCTACCGCTGGCTGAAAAATCCTCAGGCTATGGATACACACACGCGTATGCCGGCATTGGGATTGAATGACGCGGACGCAAAGGCCGTGACCCTGTATGTCGCCACGTTACGTGCACCCAAGGCGGAGCCTGTCGTGCAGAAGCCGACCGAAAAGCCTTAG